Genomic window (Acidimicrobiales bacterium):
CGGTCGGCGGCGTCGGCCAGGCCGAACCGTTCGAGCAGGTCGTCGGCGCGGGTGGCGGCCAGGCCCCGCGACAGGTGGGTGAGGCGGCCGATCATGCGCAGGTTCTCGCGACCGGTGAGGTTCTCGTCCACCGCCGCGTACTGGCCGGCCAGGCCGATGCGGGATCGCACGCTCTCCGGCTCGCGCACCACGTCGGCGCCGAGGACGCTGGCGCGACCGCCGTCGGGTGGGAGGATCGTGGTGAGGATCCGCACCATGGTGGTCTTGCCGGCGCCGTTGGGTCCGAGCAGGCCGAACACGGTCCCCGCCGGGACGGCCAGGTCGACGCCGTCGAGGGCGACCACGTCGCCGAACCGCTTGATGACCCCTTCGGCGGAGATGGCTGCGTCAGTCATGACCGGAGACCTTTGCACAAGTCCTTGAAGGTGGTCAAGTGTTTAAGGGGTTCGATCATCGGATGGCGTGAACGACCGTGCCGGACCGCTATCCTGCGTTCGTGGCCGTGCCCCGCGCCGTGAGCACCGAGGAGCTGGCGGCCGACGCATGGCGGGCCATCCTCGACTACTTCATCTCCAACCGCGACCGCCACATCGCCTTGGCGGCCGACGTCGGGCTCACCGTCGGCAGCATGCGCACGCTGCTGTCCCTTGATCCCGAGGAGCCCAAGGCGATGCGTGCATTGGCGGAGGACTGGAAGTGCGACGCGTCGAACGTCACGTGGCTCGTCGACCGTCTCGAGGAGCGCCAGCTCGTCGAGCGACGCACGTCGAGCACCGATCGGCGGGTGAAGACGGTGGTCCTCACGCCCGCCGGGGTCGCCCTCAAGACCGACCTGCTCCGGCGGATGTACGAGCCCCCGGACGGCTTGCGGGCGTTGCCGCGGGCCGATCTCGAGGCGCTCGTCCGTGCCCTCGGCAAGCTCTGAGCGGAGCACGGGCTAGGGCCGGGCCCGGCCCTCGCCCGCCAGGTCCCGGCTGAGGCGCCCCGTCCCCACGAACCGGCGCCGGCGTTCCGGCTCGTAGAGGCGGAACCGTCCCCACCACCAGACCAGGGCGACGGCGCCGACCACCTCCTGGGCCACGACCACCAGTGGCGGGCGGCCCAGGCTGGGAAGCCCGTCCCCCACCAGGTCGATCCCGAAGGCCGGCCACCAGAACACCTTGGTGCGGGCCCACATGGCGTCGAGCACGAGGTGGAGGAACATCCCGATGGGGAGCGCCAGCACGCGCCGGCGGGTGCCCCGCCGGCCCCGCGTGCCGACCATCACCGCGGTCAGCGTGAGGACGGCCGCGGCCAGGGTGTGAATGTGACGCGGCCCGCCGAGGAACACGTCGACGGCGTCCGGGAGCAGAGCCCCGGCCACCACGAGGCGGTAGTCGATGGCCGGGTCCCGGAAGACATGCCAGACCATTACCAGCGAGCATCCGGCGAACCAGAGGAGCACGCCCCTAGTGGACGAGGATGCGGCCGCACTGGTCGCAGAGGACCAGGTCGTCGGGCGCCGCCCGCTTGATCCGCTCGACCTCTTGGGCCGGGAGCGTGAGGTGGCACCCGCCGCACGACCGGCCGGACACCCGGGCCGCGCCCTCCCCGCCCAGCCGAACCCGGAGCGCCTCATAGGTGACGAGCAGCTCGTCGGGGAGCTGGGCCGCAAGCGCGGCCCGGCGGGCGGCGACCTCGGCCAGCTCGGCGTCGATCACGCTCTCGCCCGCCGCGATCAGCGCCTGGAGGCGGTCTGCCTCGACCCCCAGCGCCGACAGCGCCCCCTCCAGCTCGGACACCTCTGCGGCCAGCGGCTCCTCCGCCTCCATGGTGGCCATGAGGTCGTCCTCGAGGGCCGAGCGCCGGGTCTTGATGGACTCTACCTCGGCCGTCATGGCCAGGATGTCCTTGGTGGCCGACACCTGGCCCGAGTAGAGACGTCCCTCGATCTCCTTGATCCGCTCCGTCGCCGCCCCGATGGCGTTGTCCACCTGCGTCTGGCGCCCGAGCACCTCGGCCCGGCGGGCCCCGGTCGCCGCCAGCCGCCCCTTGACCTCCGCCGCTTGCGCCGCGCTTGCCGCCAGCTCCGCCCGCTCGGCCAGGCTGGCCCGCCGGTGACGGAGCTGATCGGCGGCGGTATCGAACGCCTGGACCTCGAGGAGGACCTCGAAGACGCTCATGGGGATCCGGCCGCAGCCACGCCCGGGGCAGCCGCCGCGGGGGCCGGCGCCGGGGCGGCGCTGGGCGTCGGTGCCGCCGGTGGGGCAGGTGCCGGTGGAGCGGGCGGTGGCTGGACGCCCTCGACGGCGGTGGGCGGACCGCCGGTGGTCGGCGACGTCGCGCTGGTGCGGCGTCGGGGCCTGCTGTCCGGCGAGCTCTTGTCGCGCAGGTACTTCCCGGACTTCACCTTGGTGGAGGGCTGCTCGAAGTCGACGGCCTCCACGCCTTCGAGCGCCTCGCGCATGTAGCCGGCCCAGATCTGGGCCGGAAAGGAGCCGCCGGTGACGTTGCGCCCGCCCACGCCCCGCATCGACACGTTCCCCACCGGTGAGCCCATCCACACGGCTGTGGCCAGCTGCGGGGTGAAGCCGACGAACCAGGCGTTCTGCCAATCCTGCGATGTGCCGGTCTTCCCGGCGACCTGGCGACCCGGGAGGCGGGCGGCCGTGCCGGTACCCTGCTCCACCACCTTGCGCATCACCTGCTCGGCCACGCGCGCCGTCTGGACGGAGAACGCCCGCTTTCCCTTCGACGGACCCTCGAAGAGCACCTTCCCGGAGCGGTCGACGACCTTCTCGATGAACGTCGGCGCGTGGTACACGCCCTCGGCGGCGATGGTGGCGTACGCGGCGGCCATCTCCAGCGGCGTGGCCTCCTCGGCGCCCAGGGAGATGGAGGGGAAGGCGTCGAGACGGTCTCTCGGGAGGCCCAGCTTCACCGCCATGTCGACCACCTTGTCGAGCCCGACCAGCACGCCGAGCCGGGCGTAGGCGCAGTTGACCGACTTGACCGTTGCCGTGGTGAGCGTCATCACCCCCCCTCCGGTGCCCTCGTAGTTGCCCGGCTTGTACGGGTCGAAGCCGGGCACCTTCAGCGTCCCGCACGATCCGTTGATCGTGTCGTTGGGGCTGAAGCCCTCCTCCAGGGCGGTCAGCAGCACGAACGGCTTGAACGAGGACCCGGGCTGGCGCTTGCCCTGGGTGGCCAGGTTGTACTTGGCCGTCCCGAAGTCGTCGCCGGCGACCATGGCCCGCACGTATCCGGTCCCCGGTTCGACCGACACGACGGCGCTGGTGAACCGCCCCCGCAGGATCGACGAGGGGAGGACCTTGGCACGCGACTTCTCGGCCAGGGCCTGCAGGTTCGGATCGAGGCTGGTCTGGATGTGGAGGCCCCCCTTGAACACGGCGTTGTAGCGCTCCTGCACCGTCTCGCCCAGCCGCCGGTCGGCCAGCAGCCGCTGCTTGACCTCCTCGACGAAGTAGTCGTTCGGCGGGGGCAGCGGCGTGAACACCTTGGTGGGAACGGGATCGTGGCTGAGCCGGACGGCCTCGGCGGACGACAGGTGCCCGTTCGTCACCATCCGCTCGAGCGCCAGGTCGCGCCGGTCGCGGGCACGGTCGGGCTGCTTCACCGGGTCGTAACCGAGCGGGTTCCGGATGATGCCGGCCAGGAGGGCGCCCTGACCGAGCGTGAGATCCTCGACCCGGCTGTTGAAGTAGGTCTCGGCTGCCGCCTGGAGCCCGTAGGCGCCGTTGCCGAAGTACACGATGTTGAGGTAGCGCTCGAGTATCTCGCGCTTCGGCAGCCGGTCCTCGAGACGCACGGCAAGCAGCGCCTCCTTGACCTTGCGGTCCACGCTCTTCTCGGGGGTCAGGAGCGCGTTCTTCACCAGCTGCTGGGTGATGGTGGACCCGCCCTGGAGCACCTCGCCGGACGAGACGTTGGTCACCAGGGCGCGCAGCGTGGAGCGCAGGTTCACGCCGCCGTGGTCCCAGAACCGCTCGTCCTCCACGTCGAGGATGGCGTTGACGACGTGTTCCGGGACCTGCTGCAACGTGACCGGCGAGCGGTTCTCCTCGGCGTGGAGCACGGCGAGCAGCCGGCCGTCGCGCCC
Coding sequences:
- a CDS encoding MarR family transcriptional regulator, which produces MAVPRAVSTEELAADAWRAILDYFISNRDRHIALAADVGLTVGSMRTLLSLDPEEPKAMRALAEDWKCDASNVTWLVDRLEERQLVERRTSSTDRRVKTVVLTPAGVALKTDLLRRMYEPPDGLRALPRADLEALVRALGKL
- a CDS encoding C4-type zinc ribbon domain-containing protein: MSVFEVLLEVQAFDTAADQLRHRRASLAERAELAASAAQAAEVKGRLAATGARRAEVLGRQTQVDNAIGAATERIKEIEGRLYSGQVSATKDILAMTAEVESIKTRRSALEDDLMATMEAEEPLAAEVSELEGALSALGVEADRLQALIAAGESVIDAELAEVAARRAALAAQLPDELLVTYEALRVRLGGEGAARVSGRSCGGCHLTLPAQEVERIKRAAPDDLVLCDQCGRILVH
- a CDS encoding PBP1A family penicillin-binding protein; this encodes MRPLARFAATVGVAGAAVAVGVAMLAPVTEGVLRAGHGTSQDVGSLGEVAQNSAVYGRDGRLLAVLHAEENRSPVTLQQVPEHVVNAILDVEDERFWDHGGVNLRSTLRALVTNVSSGEVLQGGSTITQQLVKNALLTPEKSVDRKVKEALLAVRLEDRLPKREILERYLNIVYFGNGAYGLQAAAETYFNSRVEDLTLGQGALLAGIIRNPLGYDPVKQPDRARDRRDLALERMVTNGHLSSAEAVRLSHDPVPTKVFTPLPPPNDYFVEEVKQRLLADRRLGETVQERYNAVFKGGLHIQTSLDPNLQALAEKSRAKVLPSSILRGRFTSAVVSVEPGTGYVRAMVAGDDFGTAKYNLATQGKRQPGSSFKPFVLLTALEEGFSPNDTINGSCGTLKVPGFDPYKPGNYEGTGGGVMTLTTATVKSVNCAYARLGVLVGLDKVVDMAVKLGLPRDRLDAFPSISLGAEEATPLEMAAAYATIAAEGVYHAPTFIEKVVDRSGKVLFEGPSKGKRAFSVQTARVAEQVMRKVVEQGTGTAARLPGRQVAGKTGTSQDWQNAWFVGFTPQLATAVWMGSPVGNVSMRGVGGRNVTGGSFPAQIWAGYMREALEGVEAVDFEQPSTKVKSGKYLRDKSSPDSRPRRRTSATSPTTGGPPTAVEGVQPPPAPPAPAPPAAPTPSAAPAPAPAAAAPGVAAAGSP